One genomic region from Bacteroidales bacterium encodes:
- a CDS encoding choice-of-anchor J domain-containing protein, translating into MRKITSLLMMLMATFLLLTASISYGQIQVGNGTVKDKGLPIEPYYNFSYSQVIYLASEIGTSGDITTLSWEFAGATLSKSNDWTIYIGHTTKTEFASTTDWIPVTELTQVYSSTFTHPGGPGWIEFDITDFIYNGSDNLVVAVDENSGGCNGSGDDFYCTNVVNNRALVYRNDGTNPDPAAPPIASYNYPNIANIIFGGIAQACPAPSALTAENATVNSVELGWTVNGSETMWDITFGTPGFNPETEGTLVSGIVANPYLLENLASSSVYAFYVRADCGTDEVSTWAGPATFATACEAVSVFPYSENFDGTWMGIPAAPKCWKVVNADEDSYMWSQSNQYLPAHSAPYAAHGMGNGDDWLITPQIDLSGIKAEIKWWDKVESSTKINSYSVLVSTTDSDIASFTDELADIDCSNISWLEHTLNLSAYDGETIYIAFYQYYSASTVYGFGIDDFSISEMPACPPPSDLTATDITTSSALLGWTENGTATSWNIEFGASGFTPTGNPTASVNDDPTYLLTGLTSGASYAYYVRADCGDEYSDWTGPLTFITKVVAPVPYFEGFVTTTIPAGWLTTGWTIGSGRGAAGNPGNSIYKNLYSSTPGIFTTANIGTIEDGMLLTFEYKTSKYSSPFAPPAAGSGNFVVSISTDYGTTYTDIDTQPNDGIEGWHSKSYDLAIYAGFDVKIQITGNRFSEDYDLAFDNFKVEVPPACMPPSALTATDITTNSAMLGWTENGTAESWNIELGEAGFTPTGIPTYSGVTNPYLVEGLMDYTAYAFYVQADCGAKALSTWVGPFTFKTLVLPFTVPFFDGFEVDNTQDQPVAVWTQELISGTNSWTANNTLTNYNRTPLTGDWNAYLKYGSTTWMFIEIELTGGVKYAFSMFARQDVTTGASLTVSYGDAGNAAAMVNPIIAETNIVNGDYQQLSGLFTPVADGIYFVGIKGQLNYTPWYLSIDDISIEVAFPGYITGVVTDAVTNDPLEGVIVTATPDGIIDITDALGNYSLELDLGTYELTFELQDYYQTTISGVLVERNETTFQNATLAPITPPDCAELVFPLDNQISVLLDEPLQWELPEGSAPATGYRLFLQNRDDEIWLEEDTDIGNVNEFLPVGGWEWGKTYDWLIFPYNNAGASEDCIPWSFTTSFTGIFEGMVTEAGTGLPLEGVRITLVEVLPHNLPPVEVMTAADGSWSFEFESGVYNLTYEKYGYETLWTPYKDLPASGTLYLEEELVPEVPYQMPFTETWSMGSYGAQKWVRDPMPGNWGLVVVDNSDTVAIFNGEEPNVVEDYDMLLKSYFIDATNETEVYVQFDLMLNNWDWDYFETMQFEVFNGTGRHVVEVFDNYWGNIPWQTNTYDISEYAAGGLFQIGFRAVGEDSYAIYYWLIDNIIVTNKLFEVQPETIHSVLNTGETADWDINIQNYGLGGIGWNAQIVPANAAMSLSETSGTVMPGTQTIILTLEADAVAPGIYDAEVIITGGGEIFIESVLVHFEVSRQEIMIPESGQWGYISTFIDMNGKMGMDSVMAPIKDDMVIMLGKTGIFWPEFDINTIGEYDTYQGYKLKMADDAALYFYGYPVENKTVSFSADTYIVPVLSEEPILAATVFDDQPVEFAFGLDGTIYWPTGNIYTLEWLEPGYGYLVRFNAPATLDFNGFKSGVEASNKPASRVNYTTWNDVNYTGDVHIIGISSEAVSELLPGDVVGVFSADGQCTGMALYNGDNKAFALVAYADDPTTNALDGMLEGEALQVKIFRDAETIDVQPVYNQSMPDHSGYYVINGLTMIDSFKAGATSIDDVATSSFAVYPNPTTGIITIDGINSTTRVMVTNTQGQIISNISIENTHQLDLSAQPSGLYFVKLVSDQGTKIVKLIVR; encoded by the coding sequence ATGAGAAAAATTACAAGTTTACTAATGATGCTGATGGCAACATTTCTGTTGTTAACAGCGAGTATCTCCTATGGCCAGATACAGGTAGGAAATGGCACAGTTAAAGACAAAGGCCTACCAATTGAGCCTTATTATAATTTCTCTTATTCTCAGGTTATTTATCTCGCTTCCGAGATTGGAACCTCCGGGGATATTACCACGCTGTCGTGGGAATTTGCGGGCGCGACGCTGAGCAAGTCTAACGACTGGACCATTTACATTGGTCACACTACTAAAACCGAATTTGCCAGCACTACGGATTGGATTCCGGTGACTGAGCTAACCCAGGTTTATTCAAGTACATTCACTCATCCTGGCGGTCCAGGCTGGATCGAATTCGACATCACTGATTTCATATATAACGGATCTGATAATCTAGTAGTTGCAGTTGATGAAAATAGTGGAGGTTGCAATGGATCGGGCGATGATTTCTATTGCACCAATGTTGTAAACAACAGGGCATTAGTTTACCGTAACGACGGAACAAATCCTGATCCTGCTGCTCCTCCAATCGCCTCATACAACTATCCTAACATTGCCAACATCATTTTTGGAGGGATAGCTCAGGCTTGCCCGGCACCCTCAGCCCTAACTGCTGAAAATGCAACGGTCAATTCCGTTGAACTTGGCTGGACAGTCAATGGCAGTGAAACCATGTGGGATATCACTTTTGGTACACCTGGTTTTAATCCTGAAACAGAAGGAACTCTCGTATCAGGAATTGTGGCAAATCCCTATCTGCTCGAGAACCTGGCTTCTTCATCGGTTTATGCATTTTATGTAAGGGCCGATTGTGGCACTGATGAAGTAAGCACCTGGGCTGGGCCTGCTACTTTTGCAACCGCTTGTGAAGCGGTTTCAGTTTTTCCGTACTCAGAAAACTTTGATGGCACCTGGATGGGCATTCCTGCAGCGCCTAAATGTTGGAAGGTTGTTAATGCAGACGAAGATAGCTACATGTGGTCTCAAAGTAATCAATACCTCCCAGCACATTCTGCACCTTATGCTGCCCACGGCATGGGCAATGGCGATGACTGGCTTATTACTCCGCAGATTGATCTTAGCGGTATAAAGGCTGAGATTAAGTGGTGGGATAAAGTTGAAAGTTCTACCAAAATTAATTCTTATAGTGTACTGGTTTCAACCACAGATAGTGATATTGCATCCTTTACTGATGAGCTGGCAGACATTGATTGTAGCAATATATCCTGGCTGGAACATACCTTGAATTTAAGCGCGTATGATGGTGAAACCATCTACATTGCATTTTACCAGTATTATTCAGCTTCAACAGTTTATGGTTTTGGCATCGATGATTTTTCAATTAGTGAAATGCCAGCCTGCCCTCCTCCATCCGATCTTACCGCAACCGACATTACCACCAGCAGCGCTTTGCTGGGCTGGACAGAAAACGGAACGGCAACTTCCTGGAACATTGAGTTTGGTGCGTCTGGTTTTACCCCAACAGGAAATCCCACAGCCAGCGTTAACGATGATCCTACTTACTTGCTAACTGGTTTAACATCGGGAGCATCCTACGCTTACTACGTGCGAGCCGACTGTGGTGATGAATACAGCGATTGGACTGGCCCACTTACGTTTATTACCAAAGTTGTTGCACCTGTTCCTTACTTCGAGGGGTTTGTTACTACCACAATTCCTGCAGGCTGGTTAACAACAGGATGGACAATTGGCTCCGGTAGGGGTGCAGCAGGAAATCCAGGGAATAGCATTTATAAAAATCTTTATAGCTCTACCCCTGGTATCTTCACAACAGCGAATATTGGTACCATAGAAGATGGCATGCTTTTGACATTTGAATACAAAACTTCAAAGTATTCCTCGCCGTTTGCGCCCCCTGCTGCCGGTTCTGGAAATTTTGTAGTATCCATTTCCACAGACTACGGCACTACTTACACCGACATTGATACGCAACCCAATGATGGCATTGAAGGATGGCACTCCAAATCTTATGATCTTGCTATTTATGCTGGTTTTGATGTCAAAATTCAAATTACAGGTAACCGGTTCTCGGAAGATTATGATCTGGCATTTGATAACTTCAAAGTGGAAGTTCCCCCGGCATGTATGCCGCCATCTGCACTTACCGCAACCGATATTACCACCAATAGTGCAATGCTGGGCTGGACAGAAAACGGAACGGCAGAGTCATGGAATATCGAATTGGGTGAAGCTGGTTTTACTCCAACAGGAATTCCTACTTATTCAGGTGTTACTAATCCCTACCTCGTTGAAGGTCTAATGGATTACACTGCTTATGCTTTTTATGTGCAGGCTGATTGTGGCGCCAAAGCTTTGAGTACATGGGTCGGACCTTTTACTTTTAAAACGCTTGTTTTGCCATTCACCGTTCCTTTCTTCGATGGCTTTGAAGTTGACAATACCCAAGATCAGCCGGTTGCTGTATGGACGCAGGAACTAATTTCCGGAACTAATTCGTGGACTGCCAATAATACACTCACTAACTACAATCGGACTCCACTTACAGGCGATTGGAATGCTTATCTTAAATATGGTTCCACAACCTGGATGTTTATAGAAATAGAGCTTACGGGTGGCGTTAAGTATGCTTTTTCGATGTTTGCCCGCCAGGATGTTACAACTGGGGCTAGCCTCACCGTAAGCTACGGCGATGCCGGCAATGCTGCCGCTATGGTTAATCCAATCATAGCCGAAACCAATATTGTAAATGGTGATTATCAGCAATTGTCAGGTTTGTTTACTCCTGTCGCTGATGGAATTTATTTTGTTGGTATCAAAGGCCAGTTAAATTATACTCCCTGGTATCTTTCTATAGATGATATCTCCATAGAGGTAGCTTTCCCGGGATACATCACCGGTGTGGTAACTGATGCGGTTACCAATGATCCGCTGGAAGGTGTTATTGTAACGGCTACGCCGGATGGCATAATAGACATAACAGATGCTTTGGGCAACTATTCGCTGGAGCTGGATTTGGGAACGTATGAGCTAACTTTCGAATTACAAGATTACTATCAAACCACTATTTCGGGAGTTCTTGTGGAAAGAAACGAGACAACTTTCCAAAATGCAACGCTTGCGCCCATTACTCCTCCCGATTGTGCTGAGTTGGTTTTTCCCCTCGATAACCAAATTAGTGTGCTGCTTGACGAGCCATTGCAGTGGGAACTGCCCGAAGGTTCAGCTCCGGCAACCGGATACAGATTGTTCCTTCAAAATCGAGACGATGAAATCTGGTTGGAAGAGGATACAGATATAGGTAATGTTAACGAATTTCTGCCCGTCGGCGGATGGGAATGGGGCAAAACCTATGATTGGCTCATTTTCCCCTACAACAATGCCGGCGCTTCCGAAGACTGCATACCCTGGTCTTTCACCACTTCTTTTACAGGCATTTTTGAAGGGATGGTTACCGAGGCCGGTACCGGATTACCACTGGAAGGTGTTAGGATTACACTTGTAGAAGTTTTGCCTCACAATCTCCCCCCTGTCGAAGTAATGACTGCTGCTGACGGTTCCTGGTCCTTCGAGTTTGAATCTGGTGTTTACAATTTGACTTACGAAAAGTATGGATACGAAACTTTATGGACTCCCTACAAAGACCTGCCAGCTTCTGGTACATTGTACCTGGAAGAAGAGCTTGTTCCGGAAGTTCCTTATCAGATGCCTTTCACCGAAACCTGGTCGATGGGTTCCTATGGCGCACAAAAGTGGGTGCGCGATCCCATGCCTGGCAATTGGGGGCTTGTTGTAGTGGATAATTCTGATACTGTTGCTATTTTTAATGGCGAAGAGCCTAATGTTGTTGAGGATTATGACATGCTACTCAAGAGTTATTTTATCGATGCCACAAACGAAACAGAAGTTTATGTGCAGTTTGATCTTATGCTTAACAATTGGGACTGGGATTATTTTGAAACAATGCAATTTGAAGTGTTTAATGGCACAGGGAGGCATGTGGTGGAAGTGTTTGACAACTATTGGGGCAATATCCCATGGCAAACAAATACCTACGACATCTCTGAATATGCAGCCGGCGGCTTGTTCCAGATTGGTTTCAGAGCTGTGGGCGAGGATAGTTACGCCATCTATTATTGGCTGATCGACAACATCATTGTTACCAACAAACTCTTTGAAGTACAACCCGAAACCATTCACAGCGTCCTCAATACAGGTGAAACCGCCGATTGGGATATCAACATCCAAAATTATGGTTTAGGTGGTATTGGTTGGAATGCCCAAATCGTTCCGGCTAACGCAGCCATGTCACTTAGCGAGACTTCTGGCACTGTAATGCCCGGAACGCAAACCATCATTCTCACCCTTGAGGCTGATGCCGTAGCTCCCGGAATTTATGATGCAGAAGTGATCATAACCGGCGGAGGTGAAATCTTTATAGAATCGGTGCTTGTTCACTTTGAAGTTTCCAGACAGGAAATAATGATCCCGGAGTCCGGACAGTGGGGTTACATCTCAACTTTCATTGACATGAATGGAAAGATGGGCATGGACTCGGTAATGGCTCCTATTAAGGACGATATGGTGATTATGCTTGGTAAAACAGGGATCTTCTGGCCCGAATTTGACATCAACACCATTGGTGAGTACGACACCTATCAGGGCTATAAACTCAAAATGGCTGATGACGCTGCTTTGTATTTCTATGGTTATCCGGTAGAAAATAAAACCGTCAGCTTTAGCGCCGACACCTATATTGTCCCGGTTCTCAGCGAGGAGCCAATCCTGGCTGCCACAGTTTTCGACGATCAGCCGGTTGAGTTTGCCTTTGGTCTTGATGGTACCATATACTGGCCAACAGGTAATATTTATACCCTGGAGTGGTTGGAGCCCGGATATGGCTATTTGGTAAGATTCAATGCGCCGGCTACGCTTGACTTCAATGGATTTAAATCGGGTGTTGAGGCATCCAATAAGCCTGCTTCGCGTGTGAACTACACCACATGGAACGACGTCAACTACACCGGCGATGTTCATATCATCGGCATTTCTTCCGAAGCTGTTTCTGAGCTGTTGCCAGGTGATGTTGTAGGTGTTTTCAGTGCTGACGGACAATGTACAGGTATGGCTCTTTACAATGGCGACAACAAAGCCTTTGCACTCGTAGCTTACGCTGATGATCCCACCACAAATGCTTTGGATGGCATGCTGGAAGGTGAAGCTTTGCAGGTAAAAATCTTCAGGGATGCCGAAACCATCGACGTGCAGCCTGTTTATAACCAAAGTATGCCCGACCACAGTGGTTACTACGTTATCAATGGTCTTACTATGATCGATTCGTTCAAAGCCGGTGCTACTTCTATTGACGATGTGGCAACTTCTTCCTTTGCTGTTTATCCCAATCCTACCACAGGAATCATCACTATCGATGGTATCAACAGTACCACCCGGGTGATGGTAACCAATACGCAAGGACAGATCATCAGCAATATCTCTATCGAAAACACGCATCAGCTCGACCTTAGCGCACAGCCTTCAGGGCTATATTTTGTGAAGCTGGTGAGCGATCAGGGAACCAAAATCGTGAAACTGATTGTGAGATAG
- a CDS encoding T9SS type A sorting domain-containing protein — translation MPVRMYLSQLKKGIYFMKATDGNGLVFRKIVVE, via the coding sequence ATGCCCGTTAGAATGTACCTGTCACAACTCAAAAAAGGCATCTATTTTATGAAAGCCACCGATGGCAATGGTCTTGTTTTTAGAAAAATAGTGGTGGAATAG
- a CDS encoding TonB-dependent receptor yields MKKRLNRPKVFLLPAVILLLQLFQYSFVNAITSEPDTLRQMTMDEVVITPNRYNQQLIDAGASVDVLRAGEINLLPAQNFTGILNYLPGIYATSTDGMGLNPQISIRGFYGGDEAEYFTVIVDGMPVNDLESGLANWSQIPINAINRVELLRGGSSTIYGDAAMGGVLNIRTVSGDKPFTTANIGYGSFNSYEIGAAHGGKLGNGSYELYANHTATDGFRDHAKWSTINFGGKVKLPISRNSTLNFSTFNQILSADDPGFLFQQNIDTDRNQSLAYFRQDGQDAEKHLANLELRTRVNVNTDLGISLSYQHRKQEKTQTFAQIPNVVIFTGEETYPIELYDTTAYGDTKRRNLDTDQLNLAIRIHSEIPDAGARITSGIEGGYGGFSSEYADIFRGFENDYQNNYTPWDSLDTRGDGYHFTTAVYLNGEIRLAEPLTLLAGLRYDYISDEYTGKVPDTSINKINSALSPKIALNLSTGKTDNYSGSIFVNYSHAFKAPTIDQRTDLKRLHNFRFMQAGPTYTPFQIKADPFANANLKPQTSYNYEIGTYHHYKFSDNFTVEISLAGYLIKVKDGIDFDPGTQVYKNILDTEHTGLDVSVKVNLHNVWSGFANYNYAQVELSSGKNEGKSPKGIPQNLISAGISYAPETGFGASLLLNGASKIYLDNQNLVTLNGHTILSSRLQYNLHFVTFYIDIKNIFGASYNDTGYALDDGTGKALDGKKYLYPSAGRMFFGGANFSF; encoded by the coding sequence ATGAAAAAGAGATTAAACCGACCAAAAGTTTTCTTGCTGCCTGCAGTTATCCTCCTTCTTCAGTTATTTCAATACTCTTTCGTGAATGCCATCACTTCTGAGCCCGACACATTGCGACAGATGACTATGGACGAAGTTGTGATCACCCCCAACCGTTATAATCAGCAGCTTATCGACGCCGGCGCCTCAGTGGATGTGCTGCGTGCCGGAGAGATAAATCTGTTGCCGGCACAGAATTTTACGGGCATTCTTAATTACCTTCCGGGGATTTATGCTACCTCCACCGATGGCATGGGACTCAACCCACAGATCAGTATCCGCGGTTTTTATGGTGGTGACGAAGCTGAATATTTCACCGTTATAGTGGATGGCATGCCTGTGAACGATTTGGAATCAGGGCTGGCCAACTGGAGCCAGATTCCGATAAATGCGATCAACCGCGTGGAACTGCTGCGTGGAGGCTCCTCCACCATTTATGGCGATGCCGCTATGGGCGGGGTGCTTAACATCAGAACTGTTTCTGGCGATAAACCTTTCACTACGGCCAATATCGGCTATGGCTCATTCAACTCATACGAAATAGGCGCAGCCCATGGGGGTAAATTAGGAAACGGCAGCTATGAACTGTATGCCAACCACACCGCTACCGATGGTTTCAGAGATCACGCCAAATGGAGCACCATCAACTTTGGCGGCAAAGTGAAGTTGCCCATTAGTCGCAACTCAACGCTCAATTTCAGTACTTTCAACCAGATACTTTCGGCAGATGACCCGGGCTTTTTGTTTCAACAAAACATCGATACTGACCGCAACCAGTCGCTGGCCTATTTTAGGCAGGACGGACAGGATGCAGAAAAACATCTGGCCAACCTGGAACTTCGCACCCGTGTAAATGTCAATACCGATCTGGGCATCAGCCTTAGCTATCAGCACAGAAAGCAGGAAAAAACCCAGACATTTGCACAAATTCCTAATGTGGTCATATTTACAGGAGAAGAAACTTATCCGATAGAATTGTACGATACCACTGCGTATGGCGACACAAAAAGACGCAACCTCGACACCGACCAGTTGAATCTGGCCATTCGCATCCACAGCGAAATTCCCGATGCAGGAGCGCGCATCACCAGTGGAATCGAAGGAGGCTATGGCGGCTTCAGCAGCGAGTATGCTGATATTTTCAGAGGTTTCGAAAACGATTATCAAAATAATTATACTCCCTGGGATTCGCTTGATACTCGTGGCGATGGCTATCATTTTACCACAGCTGTTTACCTAAACGGCGAAATACGCCTGGCCGAACCGCTCACACTTTTAGCAGGCCTTCGCTACGACTACATTTCCGACGAATATACTGGCAAGGTTCCCGACACATCTATCAATAAAATAAATTCGGCTTTAAGCCCCAAAATTGCCCTTAACCTTAGCACCGGAAAAACCGACAATTACTCCGGAAGCATCTTTGTGAACTATTCCCACGCATTTAAAGCACCTACCATCGACCAACGCACCGACCTGAAAAGGCTCCATAACTTTAGGTTTATGCAGGCCGGACCAACGTACACTCCATTCCAAATAAAAGCCGATCCTTTTGCTAATGCAAACCTCAAACCACAAACCAGCTACAATTACGAAATTGGCACCTATCATCATTATAAATTCTCCGACAACTTTACCGTAGAAATAAGCCTCGCCGGCTATCTGATAAAAGTGAAAGATGGAATAGATTTCGATCCGGGAACTCAGGTTTACAAAAACATACTCGACACCGAACATACCGGATTAGATGTTAGTGTTAAAGTAAATCTACACAACGTTTGGAGCGGGTTTGCGAATTACAACTATGCACAGGTTGAGCTTTCATCTGGCAAAAATGAAGGCAAAAGTCCCAAAGGTATCCCTCAAAACCTAATATCAGCAGGCATTTCTTATGCTCCCGAAACCGGATTTGGCGCTTCGCTGCTTTTGAATGGTGCCAGCAAAATATATCTCGACAATCAAAACCTGGTAACGCTTAACGGACACACCATTCTTAGTTCCCGTTTGCAGTACAACCTGCATTTTGTAACTTTTTATATTGATATTAAAAACATCTTCGGTGCATCCTACAATGACACAGGCTATGCGCTGGATGATGGCACCGGCAAAGCTTTGGATGGTAAAAAATATTTATATCCATCCGCCGGAAGAATGTTCTTTGGCGGAGCAAATTTCAGTTTTTAA
- the mutL gene encoding DNA mismatch repair endonuclease MutL, whose amino-acid sequence MSDIIHLLPDSVANQIAAGEVIQRPASAVKELLENAIDSGATQIDLVVKDAGKTLVQVTDNGCGMSDTDARMAFERHATSKISSANDLFSIRTMGFRGEALASIAAIAHVEVKSRLTQEELGTCITIEGSSVKSQEVCQCPEGTTFMVKNLFYNVPARRRFLKSDNVELRHIMEEFQRVALAQPDIAFGMFNDRKPIFQLRPENLKQRIVALHGQNYNNRLIPVEQKMDTFVVSGFVGRPEYAKKIRGEQYFFVNKRFMKHPYLNHAVDSAFEDLLPERAFPGYFLFIEIDPNEIDINIHPTKTEIKFQDERLMYSVIRSAVKSALGKFSVTPSLDFETEPSLDLRMPTATTPIRNPQITINPDYNPFESQKPEPTPREERNRQNWEKLYAQQGENRPQQQTQAFATGHTNDEPTDDQPFFQLHRTYILSQVKSGLMVIDQQKAHERILYDRYVELLSRRKALSQQILFPVTFALPPAEAGLMHEISEELRLLGFDIAPDDKQPFHFVVSGIPAGHPQNNISTLLEGIVENYRTNLLELNLDKNNNLARALARNVAIKKGRPMQPPEMKALVEELFACKVPDISIDGEPIIRIITTEKIMYDSQRQS is encoded by the coding sequence ATGTCAGACATTATTCATTTGCTTCCCGATTCGGTAGCCAACCAGATAGCAGCGGGTGAGGTGATTCAGCGTCCGGCATCGGCAGTAAAAGAGTTGCTCGAAAACGCCATCGATTCCGGCGCCACCCAAATTGATCTGGTGGTGAAAGATGCCGGAAAAACGCTGGTGCAGGTCACCGACAATGGCTGCGGCATGTCCGACACGGATGCCCGCATGGCTTTCGAGCGGCATGCTACTTCCAAGATAAGTTCGGCCAACGACCTCTTCAGTATCCGCACCATGGGTTTTCGTGGCGAGGCATTGGCATCGATTGCGGCCATAGCGCATGTGGAAGTAAAAAGCCGCCTGACGCAGGAAGAACTTGGCACCTGCATCACCATCGAAGGATCATCGGTAAAAAGTCAGGAAGTTTGTCAATGCCCGGAAGGCACCACCTTTATGGTGAAAAACCTTTTTTATAATGTGCCGGCGCGGCGACGTTTCCTAAAAAGTGACAACGTGGAGCTGCGGCATATTATGGAGGAATTCCAAAGGGTGGCACTGGCACAGCCCGACATTGCTTTTGGGATGTTCAACGATCGTAAACCTATTTTTCAGCTCCGCCCCGAAAACCTCAAGCAACGCATCGTAGCGCTGCATGGCCAGAACTACAACAACCGCCTGATACCTGTCGAACAAAAGATGGATACCTTTGTCGTGAGTGGTTTTGTGGGACGACCTGAATACGCCAAAAAGATCAGAGGAGAACAGTATTTTTTCGTCAACAAACGCTTTATGAAGCACCCCTATCTGAATCATGCCGTAGACAGTGCTTTTGAAGATCTGCTTCCCGAAAGAGCCTTTCCGGGATATTTCCTTTTTATAGAAATAGATCCCAACGAGATCGACATCAACATCCATCCTACCAAAACAGAAATAAAATTTCAGGACGAACGTCTGATGTATTCGGTGATACGCAGCGCGGTGAAATCAGCTTTGGGAAAGTTTAGCGTTACACCTTCTCTCGACTTCGAAACGGAGCCTTCGCTCGACCTGAGGATGCCCACTGCCACCACGCCAATCCGCAATCCACAGATAACGATCAATCCTGATTACAATCCTTTTGAGAGTCAGAAACCAGAGCCAACGCCACGGGAGGAGAGGAACCGGCAGAACTGGGAAAAACTTTATGCGCAGCAGGGGGAAAACCGGCCACAGCAGCAAACGCAAGCCTTTGCTACCGGCCATACTAATGATGAACCCACCGACGATCAACCTTTTTTTCAGTTGCATCGTACCTACATCCTGTCGCAGGTAAAATCGGGCCTGATGGTGATTGATCAGCAGAAGGCACACGAACGTATTCTTTACGACAGATATGTGGAGCTGCTCAGCCGGCGCAAAGCTTTGTCGCAACAGATACTTTTTCCGGTAACTTTTGCGCTTCCACCTGCCGAAGCCGGTTTGATGCACGAGATTTCGGAAGAGCTTCGTTTGCTGGGTTTTGATATAGCGCCCGACGACAAACAACCGTTTCATTTTGTAGTGAGCGGTATCCCGGCCGGGCATCCACAAAACAACATCAGCACACTGCTGGAAGGCATTGTGGAAAACTACCGCACAAACCTGCTGGAGCTTAATCTTGACAAAAACAACAACCTGGCGCGGGCACTGGCGCGCAACGTGGCCATTAAAAAAGGACGTCCGATGCAACCGCCCGAAATGAAAGCGCTGGTGGAAGAGCTTTTTGCCTGCAAAGTACCCGATATTTCCATCGATGGCGAGCCCATCATTCGTATCATCACCACCGAAAAAATCATGTACGACAGCCAACGCCAATCATGA
- a CDS encoding rhomboid family intramembrane serine protease → MNQQYHPQGFQVLPPVVKNLLIINGIMYLATIALETRGINLVKYLGLHYFASPNFNPHQFVTYMFMHGSFMHILSNMFALWMFGNILENTWGSKRFLKFYMITGLGAALIHVLVIWGRIQFLEGALTPEQIQHVYSEGHDALLQGKNYVNEQMATINSLINTPTIGASGAVFGILLGFGMLYPNMTLYLYFAFPIKAKYFVIGYGLLELIYGVRDLPDDHIARFAHLGGMLFGFIMIKYWKRKGVH, encoded by the coding sequence ATGAATCAACAATATCACCCACAAGGTTTCCAGGTTTTGCCGCCGGTAGTAAAAAATCTGCTGATCATCAACGGCATCATGTATCTGGCTACCATTGCACTGGAGACGCGTGGAATTAATCTGGTGAAATATCTGGGTCTTCATTATTTTGCTTCGCCCAACTTCAACCCACACCAATTTGTCACCTACATGTTTATGCACGGGAGCTTCATGCACATCCTGTCGAATATGTTTGCGCTGTGGATGTTTGGCAATATCCTTGAAAACACTTGGGGCTCCAAACGATTTTTAAAATTTTACATGATTACAGGACTGGGTGCTGCTTTGATCCATGTGCTGGTAATATGGGGGCGCATTCAATTCCTCGAGGGTGCACTTACCCCCGAACAAATTCAGCACGTTTACAGCGAAGGCCACGATGCGTTGCTTCAGGGCAAAAATTATGTAAACGAGCAGATGGCCACCATCAACAGTCTCATCAACACGCCAACCATCGGAGCTTCCGGCGCTGTGTTTGGCATCCTGCTCGGCTTTGGCATGTTGTATCCCAACATGACACTCTATCTTTATTTTGCATTCCCCATCAAAGCCAAATACTTTGTGATTGGCTACGGATTACTGGAGCTGATTTATGGTGTACGCGATCTTCCCGATGACCACATCGCTCGGTTTGCCCACCTTGGCGGAATGCTTTTTGGCTTTATTATGATCAAATATTGGAAACGAAAAGGCGTTCATTAA